Part of the Rhinoderma darwinii isolate aRhiDar2 chromosome 2, aRhiDar2.hap1, whole genome shotgun sequence genome, ttattatgcacattggatttaagtgtcataaacatttaattattagtttttcaataaaactcatggatggtattgtgtcttagggtatgttcacacggcctatttacggacgtaattcgggcgtttttgccccgaatcacgtctgaaaatagcgcctcaatagcgctgacaaacatctgcccattgaaagcaatgggcagacgtttgtctgttcacacgaggcgtatatttacgcgccgctgtcaaatgacggcacgtaaatagacgcccgcgtcaaagaagtgacctgtcacttctttggccgtaattggagccattattcattgactccaatgaataccagcgctaattacggccgtaatggacgcggcgttcaagcgcctgcacatgccggtacggctgaaattacggggatgttttcaggctgaaacatccccgtaatttcagccgtaacggacgccctcgtgtgaacatacccttagggctctttggatcattgtaatcaatctcagacacctgtgacaattagtttgccaggtgtgcccaatcaaaggaaacctACTTAagcaggacgttccacattattaagcaggtcacaggtttcaagcaatatgggaaagaaaaaggatctctctgctgccgaaaagcgtgaaatagtgcaataccttggacaaggtatgaaaacattggatatttcaagaaaacttaggcgtgatcatcgtactgtgaaaagatttgtggctgattcagagcacagtcgGGTTCGTTcatataaaggcataatgaggaaggtttctgccagacaaattaataggattaggagagcagctgctaaaatgccattgcaaagtagcaaacaggtatttgaagccgctggtgcctcttgaGTTCcatgaacctcaaggtgtaggatcctccagaggtttgcaagtgtgcataaagctattattcggccacccctaaacaatgctcacaagtcgaaacggttgcagtgggctcagaaatacatgaagactaattttcaaaccgtgttgtttactgatgagtgccgtgcaaccctggattgtccagatggatggagtagtggatggttggtgaatggccaccatgtcccaacaaggttgcgacgtcagcaaggaggtggcggagtcatgttttgggctggaatcatggggagagagctggtaggcccctttagggtccctgacggtgtgaaaatgacctctgcaaagtacgtagagtttatgactgaccactttcttccgtggaacaaaaagaagaaccgtgccttccgtagcaaaattatcttcatgcatgacaatgcaccatctcatgctgcaaagaatacctctgtgtcattggctgctatgggcataaaaggagagaaactcatggtgtggcccccatgttcccctgacctcaaccctattgagaacctttggagcatcctcaagcaaaatatctatgagggtgggaggcagttcacatcaaaacagaagctctgggaggctattctgacatcctgcaaagatattcaagcagaaactgtccaaatactcacaaattcaattgatgcaagaattgtgaaggtgatctcagagaaggggtcctatgttaacatgtaacttggcctgttaagttttttttttgattgaaagagcttttgatttctgtaaatatgacctcctgatgctgcaaattcaacaaattaccattttcattctctttacaacctttaaaatgttttgatctctgttgtgcataataatatgaaacagtgcattttgagttttttacttctaaaaaaaaaatctgttatcattaggagatttgttcaataaaattcgcattatactccaacggttgatggcttgaagattatactgactgtcatttgcatcgactatttaggaaaatcagcgaaaaatgacatttgcataataatttggaacgcggtgtataaggccctcaaagccacttcagaactgaattggtccctgaaaaaatagccttttgaaattttcttgaaaatgtgagaaattgatgctaaagttctaagctttaacgtcctagaaaaagaaaagaatgttcaaaaaacgctgcaaacataaagtagtgaaatatgggaaatgtgaaatagtaactattttgtgtgttttacaagcagatacatttaaaatgagaaaaatcataatttttgcaaattttctttcaattttggtgttttttacaattaagcAATGAAttcattgaccaaatttttccactaacataaagtacaatatgtcccaagaaaacaatcccagaatcgcttggatagataaaagcattctagAGATATTATCACATAAAAtgacagatgtcagatttgaaaaaaatggggctggtcctgaaaacCAAAAtgagatcagtcctgaaagggttaagacgTGGTTTTTACGTGAAAACCAGCGCCAAAAAAACCTCAGTGCCAACAGGGCCTAATTAAAGCTAGTTCGATACATGAATAAATTAGTGAAATATTTGATGTTTTATAAAGGGGTGCCAGTTCTAAATTATTATACGGATGGGCAATGATGCCCATTTTAGAGATGTAGAGTAGCGGAGTTAGTCATATGGCTCTCACTGTGATATGGTAATGTGTGATCTGTGGGTTGTTCATAGGTCTACAGTTTAACCTTCTGCATTACCCTGATTCTGGGGGGATTCATTGTTTTTGGATCATGGTCAAACTGTTGAATTTGTCTTTCAACTCTACTACATCTGTACAATGACAACCTTCACTATTCCTCATCATCTTTCCAGTTTGGAAATTCATTGTCAATCTTCCTAAGAACCAGGACATGGAACTTTCCTCCCTCCAGAGCACTATAAAAACAACATTTATCACCCAAAAACAGGTCCAGATCCTGGAACAGCCGCACATCTCTCCTCATCCTTGGATCTGGCTGTGGTTAATATTCCTCAGCACATTGACGTGTACAGCGCAGTAGACTTAGGACATCTGCAGCACatcaagacccccccccccaccccatttGCTATTTTTGGATGAGTGGGACATATTGCAGGTGGCCCAATTAATAAAATATGGTTTGCATTCGGGGCCCCCAGTTTTTCATAAAATGTAGCAGCTTTTAAAGTTTTATGTAGATGGAGTCGGAGTCTGGCAGCCATATGTCATCACCTCCGAGGAAGGCCAGCGGCACAGGAACAGGACTTTACTGAAATTGTTCTGCGTCCATTTGTTGGGATTTCTTCTTATTATAATTATTAAGGtgcctgaggggttaaacgaatcCTGGAGATTTTGTTGGATTTGTGTGAGATGATCAAGTAAGAAATGTAAAGACAGAGTGGTGGTCAAATACAGAAACAAAAAGAAACAGAGAGGACAATAAAGGGTCAAATAACAGGGAGATACTTTATATTAATCTTACTGACACTCCTTGTTATTATTAGGAAGCATTATTGTatttaattatattcttgtatataaggagcagtatgagggtatgttcacacggcttattttcagctgtttttcgggccataaacgccccgaaaaatggctgaaaatacggaggctgaacacctccaatcatctgcccattgatttcaataggaaaaacagcgcgtaaaaaaaaacatcccgtaaaaaagaagtacatgtcacttcttgagacatttttggagcagtttttcattggctcaatagaaaaacagctccaaaaacagccgtaaaaaaaccgcctgatgcataaaaaacgtctgaaaaatcagcctgttttcacttgaaaatagctccgtattttacaaccatttttagtttagcgtgtgaacatgccattatagtagttatattcttgcatatagagggcagtattatagtagttatattcttgtatatagggggcagtattatagtagttatattcttgtatataggagcagtattatagtagttatattcttgtatataggagcagtattatagtagctatattcttgtatatagggggcagtattatagtagttatattcttgtatatagggggcagtattatagtagttatattcttgtatatagggagcagtattatagtagttctattcttgtatataggagcagtattatagtagttatattcttgtatataggaggcagtattatagtagttatattcttgtatataggagcagtattatagtagttatattcttgtatataggaggcagtattatagtagttatattcttgtatacaggagcagtattatagtagttatattcttgtatacaggggcagtattatagtagttatactctttcatatagggtgcagtattatagtagttatattcttgcatatagagggcagtattatagtagttatattcttgtatataggggcagtattatagtagttatattcttgtatatagagggcagtattatagtagttatattcttgcatatagagggcagtattatagtagttatatagggggcagtattatagtagttatattcttgtacataggagcagtattatagtagttatattcttgtatataggggcagtattatagcagttatattcttgtatatagggggcagtattatagtagttatattcttgtatataggggcagtattatagtatttatattcttgtatataggggcagtattatagtagttatattcttgtatataggggcagtattatagtagttatattcttgtatataggggcagtattatagtagttatattcttatacataggagcagtattaggctggattctcacgagcgtggcgtttttgcggacgcaaaaacgcggcgttttgcacgagcaaaaaccacttgacagctccgtgtgtcatccgtgtatgatgcgcggctgcgtgattttcgcgcagccgccatcatagagatgaggctagtcgacctcagtaaatagtcactgtccagggtgctgaaagagttaactgatcggcagttaactctttcagcaccctcgacagtgaattccgatcacaatatcgagcaacctgttaaaaaaaaaaaaaaaacgttcgtacttaggctgggttcacacgagaacattaacgtccgtaatggacggacgtatttcggccggaagtcccggaccgaactcagtgcagggagccgggctcctagcatcgtagttatgtacgacgctaggagtccctgcctctctgtggaactactgtcccgtactgaaaacatgattacagtacgggacagttgtcctgcagcgaggcagggactcctagcatcgtacataagtatgatgctaggagcccggctccctgcactgtgttcggtccggtacttgcggccgaaatacgtccggcaattacggacgtaattagtgtgtgtgcacatacccttaccgaaaacttccctcccggccgttgccttggtgacgcgtccttggtgacgcgcctctcttgacatccggccccacctccctggatgaagcggcagtccatgtgaccgctgcagcctgtgcttggcctgtgattggctggagctgtcacttggactgaattgtcatcccgggaggaagaagcagggagttatcggtaagtcagaactgcttttttttttacacgttcatgtatattgtgatcggaagtcactgtccagggtgctgaaacagtttaactctttcagcaccctggacagtgaccatctcctgacgtcgcgtagcgaaaaaatttttgccgggttcggtcaaaacgagttcggccgaacccggtgaagttcggttcggttgtccgggttcgctcatcttaaagacactccgtttggatgtttgtaaacagaaaagcacgtggtgcttttctgtttacattcatccttttgacagctcttgcgcgaatcacgcagtccgcacggaagtgcttctatgcggcatgcgtggttttcacgcacccattgacttcaatgggtgcgtgatgcgcgcaaaacgcagaaagaacggacatgtcgtgactttttttcagcggactcacgctgaggaaaaatcacggacatgtccgcacggccccatagacacatataggtccgtgcaacgcgcgtgcaaatcacgcgcgtgcaaatcacgcgcgttgcacggacgtttttcccattcgtctgaataaagccttatagtagtaatattcttgtatataggaggcagtattatagtagttatattcttgtatataggagcagtattctagtagttatattcttgtatataggggcagtattagggtatgtgcacacacactaaatacgtccgtatttgacggacgtatttcggtcgcaagtcccggaccgaacacagtgcagggagccgggctcctagcatcatacttatgtacgatgctaggagtccctgcctcgctgcaggacaactgtcccgtactgtaatcatgttttcagtacgggagagttgtcctgcagcgaggcagggactcctagcgtcgtacataactatgatgctaggagcccggctccctgcactgtgttcggtccgggacttgcggccgaaatacgtccgtcaattacggacgtaaatagtgtgtgtgcacatacccttatagtagttatattcttgtatataggggcagtattatagtagttatattcctgtatataggagcagtattatagtagttatattcttgtatataggggcagtattatagtagttatattcttgtatataggatcagtattatagtagttatattcttttatatagggggcagtattgtagtagttatattcttgtatatagggggcagtattatagtagttatattcttgtatataggggcagtattatagtagttatattcttatacataggagcagtattatagtagttatattcttgtatatagggggcagtattacagtagttatattcttgtatataggagcagtattatagtagttatattcttgtatatagggggcagtattacagtagttatattcttgtatatagggggcagtattatagtagttatattcttgtatattggggcggtattatagtagttatattcttgtatataggagcagtattatagtagttatattcttgtatataggggcagtattatagtagttatattcttgtatataggatcagtattatagtagttatattcttgtatatagggggcagtattgtagtagttatattcttgtatatagggggcagtattatagtagttatattcttgtatataggggcagtattatagtagttatattcttgtatataggggcagtattatagtagttatattcttgtatataggggcagtattatagtagttatattcttgtatataggtggcagtattatagtagttatattcttgtatatagggggcagtattatagtagttatattcttgtatataggggcagtattatagtagttatattcttatacataggagcagtattatagtagttatattcttgtatatagggggcagtattatagtatattcttatacataggagcagtattatagtagttatattcttgtatatagggggcagtattatagcagttatattcttgtatatagggggcagtattatagtagttatattcttgtatataggagcagtattataatagttatattcttgtatatagggggcagtattatagtagttgtattcttgtatatagcgagcagtattatagtagttttattcttgtatatagggggcagtattatagtagttatattcttgtatatagagggcagtattatagtagttatagtcttgtatataggggatagtattatagtagttatattcttatacataggagcagtattatagtagttatattcttgtatataggagcagtattatagtagttatattcttgtatatagggggcagtattatagtagttatattcttgtatatagggggcagtattatagtagttatattcttatacataggagcagtattatagtagttacattcttgtatatagggggcagtattatagtagttatagtcttgtatataggggatagtattatagtagttatattcttgtatataggagcagtattatagtagttatattcttgtatatagggggcagtattatagtagttatattcttgtatatagggggcagtattatagtagttatattcttatacataggagcagtattatagtagtcatattcttgtatataggggcagtattatagtagttatattcttgtacttcgTAATTAAAACACAGGAGACAACCATCCTTTTGAACGTATACTTGACCTCGTCTGATCATGTGATCTGGTGTACAGCCCTCCATCAAAATAAAAGGCCAAATAACTGAAATTCTCCAGCCTTGCATCAAGATACCAGTGTGATCACTAAGTCTTCCTGTGAACGAGAGCCAAGGAGTCACAGAGCTCAGCAGATCACTAGCATCCCTTTGTTCTAGTGCTCAGGGTGGGGTTTTAGCATCGAGACCCCCACTCTCAGACACATAAGAAGTTCTCTAGGATGACGGTGTCcttttaaatacattttgttGCAATATTCGTGTCATTAACAATGTAAAGCACAATACTGCCCTCTACTGTCAATACAGTGAAGTACTAACATCTGGAGAGGACAATTGTAAAGTAAATCACCTCCACAATGGCCgctcatacaaaaaaaaaaaatggattctgaATGTTGGATTGAGAAAGAAATAGAAATGCTCTAAATTATGCAACAAATTAatagaaaatgaatataaacaattTATTATAGTTAACTAAATAATATTttgtgtacataaaaaaaactgtatttcaGCTTCAAATCTTTTCTGTTGTAGTAAATTAGTCTTTTgttgaactacaactcccatcagtgACATcaggcagggatgatggggcgcACAGCCTCCTAGATCAACTATATGTACAAGTTGCTTTGGACTTCACTGGTTGTCACGGTTTTCTTCAAAGTTTCTTTGATTTTTTCAGATTTCTAAAAAGAATAAACTTTTGCAGTTTAGTAATTTTTTATTATAGATGGGAATCCCCCCTATATTAGCCAGAGTGGGCACAACTATGTATTAAATGGATGCCTATTCATCGGGCCGCCCACAGCTTTCCTGGCATTAACAGCTGATCCCCTTGGATTATAGCAGCCGATCCCGCAATGAAGAGCTGATCATCTCGGGCTTTAGAAAATGGGTTTGTTCTTGGGACAGGTGTAACTTTCTTCATTTTTCAAAATTGTCTGatagaaaaactggccttgttgcccataaggCCCAATGACTAGTATAAAGTCGACAGAGATCCCTGAATCTTACAGCAGCCAGACGACTCATGCTCTGACAGGACAGCACGGGACGAAATGCTTCTATCGTGACCGAGTCCAGTTTGGTGATATCGGTGTAGCACTGGTAGAACGCGGCCGGGATCCCCCACACCTGACAATGCGCCATCACTGCAAAAAGGAAGGAAATGGTTTGCTATAAGGGTGAATAGAATGTAATATAAGGCACAGGAAACAGTTAAACATACACAGGGCCGTGTTTACAACAAGGCACCCATGGGCTGGTGCCTAGGGCGGCAAAATTTAGGGGGCGGCATTTTGAGGTCCTATTTTTATTTAATAGTTCTGTGGCAGGGAGGTGAGAGAAGGGGCCGCGTGGGGCCCTGAGCTTGTGTCGGCACATTACTTCACGATCGACAGGCCAATGTCTATAGCCTGCTGAAATGAGATGTAGCTGCCCAGCGGTCCCACTCTGTATTTAGTCAAGTAACACTATTGTGCAGATTAGGGAGGTGAAAGAGTCCCATCACCCCGCTGATCATCGCATCTATGTTACCTACACGTGTAAAGGCTACATGAGCTTCCAGGCAATCAGTCTCCGATAACAGATAAAAGTGGACACTGAAGAAGTCATCACCTGCGGGCTGCGGCCAGTCACGGACACCACAGTTACTATTAATACCACTCATCCATATTACCTGCAGCAGGCAGTCCGTCTACGATATTTGGCTGCTCCAGGTAACCGCAGGGGGTCCGGTCTGTGTACTGCTTTGTTGTGACCACCTTGAGAAACGGGACGGTCAGATTATGGGTGGATTCTGTCGTTTTATAGTCAGAGACTGGAGAAGTGGAGAGGACGGTCACTCTAAGACTGGACTTCTGTAGACAGCCGAATACCTGAAGAGTTCAAGCAGGAGAaaatctgtaaggcctcatgcacacgaccatagccatgtgcatggccgggATTTTCGGTTCGACCGGCCGCCGAGTGACACCCgcgagccgtgcacatggccgcggccattattttctatgagcctggaccgcagaacacggccgtaataagacatgtccgttctttctgcggtccaggctcctgggccaaccacagaccgtggaaaccacggtcgtgtgcatgggctcataggaatgaatggggctgaaattctcccgtggattttcgggggaattgcggccgcaaaagcacgttcatgtgcatggggcctaaggcttatAGATCTGTTGGTCGACAACCACTGTGATCATCATTAaaaggttgtcacccagctttttcaGACTTGAAGATCAAGtccattataaacagaagccgcgacgcatatgtgaacagagccttattcttACGATGTTCCTCTTGTACTTCGACTGCATGAACTTTCCACTGTATGCACCCAAGTAATCCGTTAAATAAAACAGGAGCAGTGTCAATCTGTAGCTGCTAGCCTACTTCTTGACAGTCTCCAAGCAAAACTTGTAGGGGGCGGTTACTAGAGTTAAAGCTGCCTAAGCCCCGCCCTTTTCTCACAACTATAGATCAGGGCAGATAAAAAGGATGCCTCCATGAAAATACAAAAAGACGACTATAGAAGCCGTTTTTCTTAAGGTTTACCCTTTGGATAGCAATTTGGAACAGAAAATGATCAAGAAAGACGTGTGAAGTGTCaatagtttttgtgttttttttacatttagcgcccctttaaggctctgttcacatccgcgttggggtcccgttctgacgttccgtcggagctttccgtcagaacgggactcagaacagacacaaactgacgcgaacggaaaccatgggcaccggatccgtcaccattgaaatcaatggtgatggaaaaggaaGACCCTGGTTTTCGTTCGCGTCAgtctgtctgttcagggtcccgttcggacggaaagctcagacggaaccccaatgcagatgtgaacaaggcctaatcccTGTTCCCAGCCCCAACCAGCAGCTTTCATGGGCCGGACACTTCATGTATAATTTATATAGAAGGAATATATACAACACCCTTGAGGAATATTCTCACCTTCTCGCACCACTGGAACTGCTGATCTTCAGCCACATAAGACTTACACAGACAGAGCATCACCTGAAACACAAAGAACCACGTTATCCTACAATACGATTATTACTgaaggggcaacaacacaatattGTATAACAGACTGAGGAATGGTGAGAAGTACAGGTGAAGTTTTGGAAACAAGTTGtcgttttcttaaaaaaaaaaaatgataaatacCACTCACTACCCTTGAGTAATGCGACTTTTTAGCTTTACTCCATTAATACTAGTGACTCCAACTTAGCTGCAATGTCTAATGGGGGTCTGAGGTAGTCTAAAAATCCCCCTCTTGTTTCTTCGGAGGCTAAGACATgatttatactgcagctctgtttgttcagattggctgctgtgtatgaaCACAAGCTCACCACAAGCTCAGCAGGAAGTCATTGCATGGAGAGCTGCTTTTTCTTACAGCAAGGACAGACGGATTATAAACTATAATCAACTAAATTACCAATGAGTAATTATCACCCGTATACTGAGCCAAAGTAGCCTCAAAACGGGTGGAGACTAGAGATCTGCTTTACTCTTTCATTGCCAAGGACGTATGTAATACGTCAGGACTTTAAATGTTGCCGGTTAGAATATCAGGACTAAAGCTTAGATCTCGATATCATATTAAAGTTCAGAATCATAGCTTTCCAAGGATACCAGAATACACAGCTCTAGGTGCCATATTTAGGGCACAGAAGTTGGGGCAGGATGAGAAGTTTtacttcctggttctgtgtctgtgtaggagagggagggggggagCTACAAGTGAGAGCAGAAAGAAAGATCACAGcctgttaagggggttttacaccgggcgattatcgggcagacaacgctcatataacgctcgttgccaataattgccctgtaaacagggcagcgatcagcagatgaacgagcaatcgCTGGATCATCCGCTGGTCGCATcgttttaaaagtaaaatatcatcgttgtcggcagcacatcttggtgtgtaaacagggagacgtgctgcggacatgataataatgtatggggacgagcgaccaGAGTAACGAcctctcgtccccatccatagctccgtgtgacaggagcaaacgagcgccgatcaacgatgtctcgatgatcggcactcgctgaaCCGGCCGATTAATAgggcctttagggtatgttcacacgcttaacaaaaaacggctgtaaaacacggagcagttttcaaaggaaaaccgcttctgattttcagcatcaagcgtttttttatgcgtttttacggctgtttttctatggacccaatgaaaaccggctccaagaacggctgaagaagtgacatgcacttcttttttacgccccaactttacaaacggccgcgtaaaaaaggcccggtgggaacggaacgccacgccttttttcccattgaaatcaatgggcagatgtttggaggcgttcacccCTGGTATTGTCAgcagtttttcagggcgtttacggctgGGGTCAGACTTTCAGCCACAAACATGACTTTTTATGCAATGTTACCAACTCCACACAacattgtatgaaggcacccgtgAGCGTAAAGTACGGGGCGGCATCTTTACAATATGTGAGGTGTCTACTTTTTGAAtagatgggtatatatatatatatatatatatatatatatatatatatatatatatatatattgtctctTGCATTATCCATGGACTTCAAGTAGACATTTCCTCCCAAAACATCAACACCGTCACTTACTGAGGGATCTGTGACTGATCGGTAGAAGATACAGGATGATGGGGAAGTTGTTGCATCGCTTTTGGGGGTGAAGTCTCGACATCTCTCATTCCATAATCGGATATATCCGGCCACCTCCCAACTTCCAGAGCTCAGGATATAGGCC contains:
- the PSMG1 gene encoding proteasome assembly chaperone 1, with amino-acid sequence MATFFGEVVSVFSRAVDEDDDDDEDVDDEDEDEEELDEEDKEIRKELAKKREVTLTWSSDSSVAMENSADQTLPCSSLILAVGDNATGFLSAYILSSGSWEVAGYIRLWNERCRDFTPKSDATTSPSSCIFYRSVTDPSVMLCLCKSYVAEDQQFQWCEKVFGCLQKSSLRVTVLSTSPVSDYKTTESTHNLTVPFLKVVTTKQYTDRTPCGYLEQPNIVDGLPAAVMAHCQVWGIPAAFYQCYTDITKLDSVTIEAFRPVLSCQSMSRLAAKSEKIKETLKKTVTTSEVQSNLYI